From the genome of Solanum lycopersicum chromosome 12, SLM_r2.1:
GTGACAAGGATCCCCCAGCCTCGTGTGATCATATCATCTAAATGCTTTGACCCTCCGTTAAGTAATGGGTTGGAATATTCATGATCATGATCTAGTGTTCCTTTTGGTAAGGACAAGTCAAACATCTTATCAATTGCTTGAAATGGCAAAGTTGGATCATCTTTTAGCTTCTCTTCAGATTCTGTCCTATTTTTTCCACTGAAATATGGTTGATGCAAGATAAGCCCTTTGATCTTCACTGGTTCTAGTTCTTTGTCTGAAAAAGATGCTACGCGTAACCCTGTAGGTAAAGGTGAATTAATTAGcccataaaaattataattagttcaatacatataaatttagaCGGTTAATAAAAGGGATGTACTCTAATCAAAGCTAGCTAATCTCCTTATTATTCCCTCCTTACCTAATATATAGTTTGATTAAGCACATAGTTACAGAAACTTAAAAGGAATACTTTACAATGTTACCAAACTAACCTTAAAAAGAGTACACCTAATGTAGACTTCTTGCCAAATAACTGGGACTCGACAAGCATAAACTATTTGACAATATTGTTAAATATTTGTCAACAAAGAAAATGTGATATAACTCTTTTTTActgattaaaaagaaaactaaatcatataaattgaaagaaaggAAGTAAATGATACCGTTATCCCAAACCTTTTTTGTCGTAAATTTACGCCACCAGTTTGAAAATACTACACatcatgatattttaatttgaaatcataaaattcaaaaatttagtaTCCAGTTAAACTAAGATACTTTGTTACTATAATGAACATAAATATATAGAGAATTGAATGTATCAATTTTAAATCTTGAATCCAAATAACTCTAACAAAGTACCTGCATGGTAAGCCAAGTTTCCACCAGAACTTGATCCAAAAAGATAAACATTACTCAAATTAGCATAATTTTGAATCCATTCATCTTGAGTTGATTTAATCCAATTTAACCCATCTATGGCATCATCGTAAGCTGCAGGAAGTCGATTTTCAGGGGCCAAACGATATTCAAGGGCAATAATCATCGCGTCAAGTTTCTCAGATAGTTGTTGACAAAATAGATCCGAACCATAACTATTAACATGAAAGAAGACAAAGCCTCCGCCATGATAGTAGAAAATAACTGGCAATTTATCATCGTCATGATTTGCAATTATTCGTCGTGGTACGTAGATTCTCATCCATGTTTTTTTATTGCTGTCTAGGTCTACATCCTTAGATATGACTAAAGAAGTACCATTGGGATCAAAATTGGCTTGTGTGAGGGGTTCAGGTTGACGTTTAATTGTATCATTTGGTAATTCTTCAATGTTCAAAAATGGATTGTCAAAAATTGGACGAACAAATTTTTGGCTAGACATAATTATTGATCacaaaaatatgtattatagGAAGTTAGCTATATATTAGGGGTTatatataagaagaagaagaatattacTGACAAGTGACAACTAGgaattattatattgaaaattgcaataattatgtgtaatttttttttttttgagatgcaatgaattcatatttttcttactttttaacTTGTCTTTCTTTATCTCACTCTGTACTCTCTTTTCTCGTTCACATCTCTTcttatgtatatgtatttcAGAATATATCTGATATCTCAGATATATGTATCTTGTGTGATTTACGTATATTTTGTGGaagagaaatatatataatatcaagtTATTTGACTTAAGAAATGATAGTTGTTTTTCttgacttaaaaatatttaaggaattttaagtttgattttgattgCTTAAATAAATTCAAGGTAGGCTGCAGATCCAAGTGTTGATGATATTCCTAGAGCTACATTACAAAGAGAGAAATTGAAGTTCAGTCTGGGGCTGGGGTACATTCGAGAATAACActctcaataaaaaaaattcatatagatTCAAAGCTTGAACTCGACTCAATACCTCTTAATTATATGCACTTGTAATTAAAGTTGGTGcttgtgaaatattttatgaaaagagTTATGAAATGGAGTTGTGGTTTTACCTTCATGaataaagtaaattataattatactgATGGACTAAATTCTTTATCCTATTATACTGATTGATAagacataatataattattttttttcgtaTATATTGTTAATTGGACGAATTAATGATAAAGTAATTATGAGGTTTATTTGCGTAAAACTCCTCTTAATTTGTGCTTTGAGAAAAGTAGATATATTCATGACAACTCGAATTAAATACTCATGCAATAGTTATGGATATAATTATTGGATTgtatattaggaaaaattgatTTACTTTCGAGAAGCAAGAAAAGTAGAAGGAAAAGAAATGTCAATTATAGTGTGCGATAAAAGAAGACAACATAAATGGATAACTACCACCCGTTCTGTCTCAGTTTACGTGATATATTTTAGATTTCGagatttaaatatgtttatttttatcataaattttttatgtaacttttaaatattttgaattatcaattactgTAACTAAtactttttacataatttataactatataaatattaaatatcttacgaataaatttttgattaaatttaaactatttaaatctCTAGAATTGTATCACATATAGAGTGAGTATgcaatttgattaaataatatataagttCACGTATCAAAATGTAAAGTCTaaagtgaaaatatttatttatggtaGATTTCATTTGATTAGTAGTCGTCTTTCTTGactatgatataataataataatgtggcCAATATAacatttcattttcattcatcaTTCATAGTCCTATCTCTTGACTTAATTAATTTACTCTGCTTTTACTATATTAAATTTTCGATTTTTATGAGGCGCAAAAGTCActgaaagagaaaaaatcaaattgaaaatctATATTTCTCGAATAAATATATTCGTGCTTTACACGGTCATTAATTTATGCGTAATTCATaacaattttactattttagaagcttataattatatatatgttagtttgcattattaacaattttatcaaaatttggtGTGTTCAAATGCATGTATCTCATGATACATGAGGTCAAAATTAAAAGTGTAACCTGTTCTTGATATACTGTACTCAAGTGAATTTGCATGTATTTGAGATATCTAGACAGATCTCGCTCCTACTCTCATATCTCGCTCGCGTATGTATCTGGTATCCCAGATATATGTAAATCAtgctagatacatgtatctaatgTGTATTTAGTCATGTAATTTGCATATATATCTGTGACAAATAGACAAATCTCGCTCGCTTCTCTCCTGTTCTCGATTGTCTCTCTCCCTATTTTTGTGTATCTAGtagcaaaaaaattatatgtatctGACTTGAAGTCATGTATATGTAAATACATCTTGACTCGAAGTTTGGTAtaacattattatataattaaaataaaatataattatttcaaagtaTGTATGTTTGTGTAATTAGGTAGTTTTTTCTGCCATAatacttattttactttttcatgaTAGTTAATACACGTATTTtagcaaaaataattaaattgatagAAGCCAATGTGATGCTTATtaaatttgttgaaattttatacataaaaatatgttCAGCCATTTAAACTTGAAGGCAACTTGCAAgatcaatataataataactcaTACGAGGTAAAAGAAAATCTTCcataatgaagaaataaaagttaattaaattccAAAATATCTTACCAAAACTTTATTAATACGTTTATTAGATTCAGGAGCGAAGCTAAAATACTTATAACgtgaaaaataacttaaagttCCTATGGACTCTTTCCAAGTATTAATAATAGAAGCGTTTATTGAAacttataaggaaaaaaaagattaaaattaattgatatttcacagaaaaaaaaaagtcatcaaaACAATTTACTACTACTAAAATGGAGGAAAGAAACAACTTTTGCATTATAAAACCGAAACTAGAAAGAGTTGGttattatatatacttttattatttgtattttaaaaatattaggtgtcttattaataattaagagttttctattatatatatatttttaaaaaatacacttAGATATATATGTACTTTTGCTACCAGATACATTAACATagagagagaggcgagagagatgGAGAGAAAGGCGAGCaagatttgttatgtatctcAGATACATACGAATTACTCTAGATACACACTAGATACAAACATCTACATATCTAGTGTGATTCACTTGTATCTGGGATATCAAACACATATGAGAGTGGCGAGAGAGATTTTTTATGTATCTAAAATACATGTAGATCCACTTGGATACACTATGTCTAGAATAAATTACATGCAAGTTTAACTCATGTATCCAAAGATATATGTATATGGACATGTCTAAACATATCAAGATgtaccaaaatttgataaaatttataataatacaaactaaaacatatctaagttaTTAGCTTCTAAATTAGTAGAATTTACGTAAGTTTCCCTTTCTCTAAATGTGTAGGAAGGAAGGACCCATGTTACTTATTTGGTCTGACCCAACTTCTTTGGCCCAAACCATTTATCAGCcatcaaaaaatattgacataatacataaatatgttttttaacttGACTTCGAATCACATATATGTCCTTCAATTTTGGATTTatacaagtagacacttaaacttgtataaagttgaacaaatagacacacgtcctacatgtcatcttacatgtgtttatttatttaaagttggatagttaaagaatttgtttgtgcattatgaaagttagaggtcaaagttaaaatttaaagccATTTAgaatctaatatatgtattatgccaagaATATTAGATCCGACACCCCAATCTTCAGAACACAGAGGAatcacttcatttttttttataatggttAGCAATTCTTGGAATTTTTGGTTGATATTTGcctcattattataattatgaattttatagaATACTCATTTCTCAGGCCCAATCCTATGTATATTAGCACTAggactttatttttttatccttcattaatttcatttgtCTGAAGGTGTCTGGGACATAAATTAAACATTGCAAATCCCAATCACATTAATTCAAttactattaaatatatttacagtaccaaatattatttttaaaaataaaatcaactgTCACTAAATATCTCAGTAGTAAGTAGTGCACAAAATACTTTTACTTAGGGGAACCAATTGTTGAAAGAGGGCTAGATTTTTATTGATTgtttatattgataaaaatatataaagttaaatgaCCATTTGAATTTCACCATACATAATTAGTTGGTGTATCTTTATTTAttcctatttttataataatattacattGTTTTGTTGATGAACAATCTCTTGTAGGCCTCTCCTAAAGCAATATTTGTAGTGGTATAACCACCATCAAGTATAAGATTAAGTCCACTTGCATATTTAGATTCATCACTTGCCAAATACAACACTCCATTTGCCACATCTTCAACACTTAGTAGAACTCCTTTTAAATTTGCTCCTTCTGCAAACCATTTATCACCCATTTCTTTGTTTACTCTAAATGCATTTAACATCAACGGTGTGCTAATTGCATAAGGAGAAACACTATTAACTCTTATTCCGTATTTCGCTAATTCGACTCCAACATTCTTAGTAAGTCCCAAAAGTGCATTCTTTGAGGCGGTATAGATGTGAGTCAAATCACTATATAACGTCGATACTATACTTGTAGTGAAAATAATGACACCTTTCTTTTTCGGAATCATCACTCTAGCAGCATGTTTCGCGCAAAAGAACCCTCCAACAACGTTTACATCGAATGTCTTCTTGATCATGTTGTAATCAATGTCTTGGATACTGGTAAATGGGTTGCCCATTACACCAGCGTTACTAAACATTATGTCGAGCTTACCAAATTTAGCAATTGTTGTATTAACAACATTTTGAACGTCCGATTCTATTGAGACATCACAATGGACATAGATAATTGTTTGCGTATTGCCAATTTGTTGTGCTACGGAAGTTCCAAGATTGTCTTGAATGTCACAAATAACAACTTTTGCACCTTGTTGAACAAAACGTCTAGCTGTGGCTGCTCCTATGCCACTAGCTCCACCAGTTATTATTGCTACCTTACCTTCAAGCCTACGAAAATAAGTTTAGcatttaagtaaaataaaataaaatataagtattgTGTACACTTCAATCTCCCAGACCACGTGGAAAGTAGTTGTTATACAAAAAGAAGCAATTGTAAGACATTCAATGTATAAAATCATAGAGGAATGAAAATTAACATACCTTCTATCATTATTTTGGATCGTCGCAGTGGAAGAGGAGAAGattatgaataagaaaaataaagaaagaaaaaaagaggaaaatgttTTGGCTATTGGGGATGAAGGAGTAGAGTTGGCCATTTTCTCAAACTAGAGAGATTTGTGTTGTTTAACATATTAGAGcctctatttatttataatagaaTACCTAAGTGTAAATTTGACTCGTAAAATATAACGGAGAGAATCAAAATGCGACTTTCGAAAGTAAAGGATGTGTGTCGTACGTAAACATTTTAGAGGAAAtacttttcaaataaatttatttttctctaatataagaaaaaaaactttttctatatatgaaaaCAATTTTTGAAATCTCTCTCCAACCTCACCATCCCGACTCGACCAAGGAATGACACCTAACCCCTTAACCTGGGATCCGACCTCGACTATGGACCCGATCCAAGACCCAACTCCTAACCGTGATCCTAATACTAAATCAGGACCATATACCTCCAACCTCAACCCTGGACCCAATCTCGACTCTTGACCCCGACACCAACACCAATTTGGGACCCAACTTCCGACCTCAGTATAGGATGTGATCCCAACTCCTCAAACCTCAATTTTTGACCCCAACCCCAACCCCGATCTAATACCAGACTCCTTATTCCCACCTGACCCAAGACTCGACTCCTCACCATGAACCTACTTTGATGCAATCTCGACTCGGGACCTCGACCCTACATGACCTGAGACTTGACTCTTGACCCCAATTTCGAGACTTGACTTTCAAATCCCGACTCGGGTTCGAATCCCTAACAATTTTGACCTCAAACCAAGATTCAATTCCCACCCTAACTCCAACTCAGGGTCAAGGTTGATCCTGGTCGCAGTTTGGGTGAGGGTCATTTCTTAATTTCGAAGTTGAGACTAGGTTGGGTATTGTGTGACAGTGTGATAGGATTTCGGGTTCGTGTTACATAGTGGGAGTCTGGGTTCCGTGTTATAATATTTGCcttcatttttctaaaaagaaacGGAATAATATCTTCATTTTAATCACTTactatatatcataatataagtAAGAAACCAAGTTATTTTTACGAAAATTATTTTGTAGGAGACATTTCCACGGATTTTTTTCCTTCCAATCAACACAcaagtaaaaaatatgttttgtaCCAAATAACGCAcgtttatagaaaaaaaattgagttattttCTTACCCACTATAAATAACCTTacattaaacttaaaataatttggatatagttaattctattttattattatgtaatataaAGCTGAACTTGTAAAACCAAAACCGTAAGCAATCatgaactcaaaaaaaaaaaacaattttgtaATTTCATTACTAGTATGAACgatttaattaaagaaatttaGTTACATTTCAAAGTACGTATAGTATTtaagttataatataatatgattagAAATTTATTTAGAACAATCAAAGATCTCCTACTCCATTaattttggggggggggggggggggggggggggagacaCCTAGCTAGCTAGTGCCAAGTGGTTAGGTCAACTAGATCTTGTAATGAATTTGGGCTAAGAGTAATTTGATCGGCGGAGTTACTAAATATCTGCTTTAAAATcgttatttatatttatctcaAGTTATTATTCTTTACAAATTTATACATTCTGAAAACAACTTcaaacaaatttatttgaaagttCCATTTTATACATTGTGTTGTTAATTGTAATGTCTCTATTGCCTTATTGATCTTGATATTATTGGAATAAACTTCAGACAGTTTAGTTGAGGTCAAGATATATAGTTGATcgaatttcaaacattttttacTTACATGAAGCTTAAATAGTCTTATGGCATTTTTGTATATAAGAATAAGGGATTtccaattttaaatataatagatctgaaaaatgtaaaaaaataaattagccATAGTAAAGAAGAAACTAGCCATAATCTCATACTCTTGATATTAAAGAAGCCACGTGAATATGGTTAATTAGTGATAATTTAGAGGAGACCTATACCTAAAGATGCATGgttcaaaaattttcatggcAACAAAGTTTGTAATTATGATTTaagattttttggaaaaaaaaatcaatgtatTAATAGTTGGTTGACATGTAATTCAAATTGATTCTGGAAAATTTTTATcagatatttttgaaaaatttttttaaaaaaaaagaaattggtaCGTTATATGTAGCTataataaataagataaaataattttgttagtcAATATATATAGTTGGGGTAAACTGTGCTCCTATATTACAAAATTGATTCACATATATCTTTATTCATAAATAGGAAGcagagatttttttaaaaagaaattcgaATTTGTTATCGAACTTTGCAATAGATCCATATTTGCTtctaaattttgtgaaattatttatatatttttttcaatcagaCCTTCGTCTTTAGCATACCTTTAACTTGGTTTtgaatcacatttatgcccttccACTTTGGGTGTGCAAAAGTAgatacttaaacttatataaaattgaacaaatagacacacatgtccgacatgtcattttttgtcctatgtGGTGTCttacgtgtattgtgtcatgtaggactcatgttttatttatttaaaagttggatagttaaagtgcatgtttgtgcattatgaaagttggagatcaaaattaaatttgaagctAAGTTTAggatccaatatatgtattatacctTGTTTTTTATGTCAGCACATTTTGTCTTTATTATAAGAAAGACCAATAATCTTCAACCATTATGGTCCACCATATTGATTAGTACCGCactaaattgattaaattacaaatcgagtcaaataaaaaaaatataattaatatatttaatttgtaaaattcattttatacataaaaatatttactttgatgtaatttataaaaatttctcatatttttttcataatttttatcttttaacatatgatttcaatttttttagatttataattttgaatggTCCAATAAAGGTTATAGTCCATAGATATAAGTAATAAGTCTAATAAAgctcaaatcaaaattaaatcaatactaatttaattaaaaaaatcaacactaacaattacaattatattgaatatttcttctttagttttacattggTTTACATGTTTATTTTTTCGTTAATATTTAATCATGTAATTAATATTTACTAAACTGATTGTACTGTAATTTAATTGACTGAGGCTGATTATTTCACTAACAATAATTTAATTGTCAACACtaacaattacaataattactactccctccgtttcaaaaagaatgacctagtttgacttggaacggagtttaagaaatgaaaaaagactttttaatcttgtggttttaaattaaagttatgtcaattGTACCAAAGTGCCAAAAATGAAAGGGATCATTCcttttgaaacaaactaaaaagaatataggatcattcttttttaaatgctGGAAGTAATATTTATCAAACGATGGTTGATAACTTCCCTTCATTAATACTAAATCAATAtgcatacaaataaatatacaattaagacAATATAGCTTGCTCAAGTGGTTAGAACAAAGTACCCAATTGTAGGTTTTGGCCACACAATTCTCCCTAGCTCATTGAATTACATTGATACATCTTGACTTGTTACTTGTGATGGATATTGGCAACTATTCCTACCAATGCCTTAGTTGTTTAAACTCCAaacgattttatatatatatatatatatatatatataacgtgTGTATGTGTGTCGATTGAAGTTCTAACGAAGGTTCAAAATTTAACATGGTGAGTTTGAAAGACAAACAATATAATTATAGGTATTTGTCACGACTTGCCAGATACCCCGGCAGATCGCGACCCGTCCAAGCAGCCAGCAGCAGGTGCAAGGGGCAGACTGCCCAAGCAGGGCAGCAGTTGGAGGGGCAGGCAGCAGTTGGAGGGGCAACCGTTTCAGCTGTTACAGCAGTTACAGCCGTTACAGCTGTTACAGCTGTTACAGCAATCAATGGGGCGGCAGTTTCAAGCCTTGGAGAGGCTTGGCAGAACGTGGGGCAGACTAGTCAAGGCTAGGAgtccctttttggaagacttagaagccTGTCTTGTGGGCATGGCTTAGGGGCTTGTAGATAGGGtagcatttatttactcttagtgtttagagtagtataaataggtagtctttgtatttgtaatacatcTATCAACCAACATATCAATACAAGTCTTTTATTCCAAATTCtatctttgttttctctttctaagttctcttagcgatccaagTAGAGGAAGGCTTACTTGAGTCTACAAGATCGTGCAAGAATCGTGAGTAgaccgtcaagtgccgcacggagtatTGTCCGATTCGAAAAGTCCgtgacaattggtatcagagccggTTCATCGTAAGAGAATGACGAACGAAGGAGACGGCACTAGCAGCACCCCCAACGTCCGCACTGATGGTggcaagaagaacaagaaagggaagaagcAGCAGACAGGTAATGAACCCAATCTGCCCAGACTTCCCCCAAGCGTTCCCTCACCAGCAGTTCCTACACCAAGCGAAGGGCAAACATCCCTCCCTCCCCAGATTGTCGATGGAAGTGACGTAGACACCGGCGAGGAGTCCGTGGACGTTACTGTCGGACCGGAGTGGATTGCAAGGATCGAAATGGCGAGGCAAGCTGTTGAGATCATAGGCCAGCGCTTGAATAGAACGGACAGAGATCTCAAAGCTCTTGAAGAGTACTCCCTGGAGGAAGTTGAACGTCATGAAGGAGTTGGAGGCACGCCAGCGAGTCGAGTACGAGACAAAGGAGGCCATTACTTCCTTAGAAATCAGATTTAGGGAAGCACTTGGCACAATCGAGTCGCTTAAGGCCAAGGTGGCAGCACTCGAGGAGGATAGAGAGGTTGGTGGATCCTCATCACATGACCGGGAAAGGGAAGCCAGAGTTGAGGCGCCCAAGCCACCAATCTTCAAAGGTGTCCGTGACGCGCAAGCAGTGGATAATTTCCTTTGgcacttggaaaattatttcaagTGTATGCGGGTCCGTAGTGATGTGAACAAGATCAACACGGCTGTGTTGTATCTTTCAGAGTTGGCCATGCTATGGTGTAAGCGTAAAGAATCTGACATCGCAAAGAGAACATGCACGTTGAACACATGGGAGCAGTTCCGTGTGGAGTTCAAGAAGGCGTTCCTCCCTAGCAACGTTGTCTATGAGGCAAAGCGCAAGATGCGGGAGTTGAGACAAAAGGGtagcatttatttactcttagtgtttagagtagtataaataggtagtCTTTATATTTGTAATACATCTATCAACCAACATATCAATACAAGTCTTTTCTTCCAAATTctgtctttgttttctctttctaaGTCCTCTTAGCGATCCA
Proteins encoded in this window:
- the LOC138340627 gene encoding probable carboxylesterase 120 is translated as MSSQKFVRPIFDNPFLNIEELPNDTIKRQPEPLTQANFDPNGTSLVISKDVDLDSNKKTWMRIYVPRRIIANHDDDKLPVIFYYHGGGFVFFHVNSYGSDLFCQQLSEKLDAMIIALEYRLAPENRLPAAYDDAIDGLNWIKSTQDEWIQNYANLSNVYLFGSSSGGNLAYHAGLRVASFSDKELEPVKIKGLILHQPYFSGKNRTESEEKLKDDPTLPFQAIDKMFDLSLPKGTLDHDHEYSNPLLNGGSKHLDDMITRGWGILVTGVSEDPLIDASRNFADFIEKKGVKTFKLFGDGYHVIELFEPSKAAVLFDAIRDLISATKN
- the LOC101257748 gene encoding secoisolariciresinol dehydrogenase-like; protein product: MANSTPSSPIAKTFSSFFLSLFFLFIIFSSSTATIQNNDRRLEGKVAIITGGASGIGAATARRFVQQGAKVVICDIQDNLGTSVAQQIGNTQTIIYVHCDVSIESDVQNVVNTTIAKFGKLDIMFSNAGVMGNPFTSIQDIDYNMIKKTFDVNVVGGFFCAKHAARVMIPKKKGVIIFTTSIVSTLYSDLTHIYTASKNALLGLTKNVGVELAKYGIRVNSVSPYAISTPLMLNAFRVNKEMGDKWFAEGANLKGVLLSVEDVANGVLYLASDESKYASGLNLILDGGYTTTNIALGEAYKRLFINKTM